The Mus musculus strain C57BL/6J chromosome 16, GRCm38.p6 C57BL/6J DNA window GCAACGACCCGTAGAGTACTTCCGGGCCGCTGTGATGATTGGCAGTATCTACGGCagtatttttcatctttttaaatggATTCTCCAGTGGTTCCGTATACAGCTTCCTTTTCTTCGGGACCATGCAGATGTTCTTCGACTCCAGGGTTGGCAGCTCACTGTTTCTGTGACTCTTGTCCTGCTCATCTGCCGGGTAACTCTCTTGATTCTGTCTCAGCAAGCGACTCAACAGCCCGTTCTTTGAGAAAGAGAAATCCTGAGGTGAAGCAGGCTCGGATTTAAAGTCCTCCGACACTGGTAAGGCCGCTGTGCTCCTGTGGATGGCGGGAGTCACACCTAAGAAGGGGGCGCTCTTGGCATCGTGGTTTAAGGGCAGGTTTGTGTTGTGGGTCTGGAAGTCGTCACAAGGCTCGGATTTAATCTTCACCATGAGTATCTGTTCATTTGCAGCCCTCTCCGAATGCTCCTGAGGAGCCTCGTCTCGTGCGggggttttctctttcttctcattcttcccTTTGCTGGAATTTCCCAGGAGCAACTGAAGGACAGTCCGTCTTTCCAAGAGATTTTCTATCTCACAACCAGGAAGTCCCGGCTCAGGCCCGGCAGGCTGACTGCTGAAGGCTTTGCTCTCTTCAGCCGCATTGGTTTTATTTGAGAGCAGAGGGCTGTTTAATCTATCAATCAGACCGAGAGGTTTGTCTGGGTTTCCACTTAACAGCTGTTTGCAGGGTCTCTGCTCTTCCCCTGGCCCGGAAGACTGCAATCCGCACTGAGCCAAATTTTGTAACAGTTTACTGGCACTGAACGTGGCGGAATTTTGTGCACCTTCACTCGGGGCTGGTTTCTCGGCTTGGGACTCTTTGCCTTTCGTGAGGTCCATCAGGTGGCTAGGCGCGGTGTTCGTGAGCTTGGAAGCGGGAGTACTGCAGGCATACGGCGGGGAATTCCACTTGATGACCAGAGAGTGCTGGGAAAGATTGATGGGAGACTCTGCTTGGCTGGCTGTATACAGTGGTGGAGTGCTCACTGGGGTAGTCCTGTTGGTACTGGGGCTTTCGATGACAGAAGTCCTTGTGTAATTCTGAGGACTGAACTTAGTCCCATCACTATGGATGTCCTGAGGGCTGGCGTTCCTTTCAACAGTTTCTTCACTTTTATGGCCGAGCAGCAACTGAAGAAGAGTGACTTTCTGGTGTGAATTCAGCTTGGAATTTGTTGAGGTATCTTGATCTTCTTTGATGTCAACGCCGGGGATCTTGGGATCCCACGTGTTTAACAAGGACTGGGTTAGGTTCTCCAGCGAAACGGGCCGCTCAGCTTCCGGCTTTTCGATCCGGTGTTTGCAAGACAGGTCTATGGGAACGCAATTGGAGTACGAGCTTTCGTCTCCACTGCTGTCATCTGTAAAGCTCGGGTTGTTATCGGAGTACTCATCAATCGTGGTGGGCGTGCTACTCTCAAAACTGCTCGCTCTCTCGTTCTGGCTGTGCCCGTTCATCGGCGTGGGTATGGTCTGGCTTTTGAGGAGATGCAAAAGCAGACTGTTATTAGCAGCCTGCTTTAGGTTGTTTCTTTCCAGTGAGTTCTTATAGCTCGTGTTTTTGGGGGAGGAAGGGACAACACCCATTGGACTCTGAAAGGTGGCAGCGTTATTCTTGTTGGCCACCAGTTTGCTTGCCGGCAGTGCTCTGGCCTGCCCGTTGAGATGGCCAGACACCCCTTTGGAGAGCTGCGAACTGCCCACGTCCTTCTGCCCATTCTCTTGCAATCTGGCCATGGCTGCAAGTCTTTCGCTTGCCACCTGATGTGCGTTCTGCGTTTTTAGAGCATGTTCCCGAGAGTACTGCTGCAGGTGGGCCTCGCTGGACAGGAGCAGCGCCAACTGGCTGCAGGCAACACTAGGCTTTGGGGAGGCAGCGGGACTCGCCCTTTTCTCCACCATGCTGGCAACAGCCTGTAATCTTGCAGCACATGACAAGGGCTCACTCATGACCTTTGTCCCACTTTGTCCCACTGCGGGATGGGATGACTCAACAAAGCTATCTCTGATAAGGTTTGGAGTCACGTCAGGGAGGGTGGGACCTGACTTTTGATCCTTGGTTTTACTTTTCTTCAACAGAGTTTTTAAGTGACTTGAGGCCACGCCATAGCACCTTAAATCCTTCTCCACTTTTAAAGACTCGTGACTGAGGGCATATCCCTGCTCCTTGAGGCTCTGTCTAATCTGCTGTGACAGAGCAACAGTCTGCAGCCTAGAGCTGAATGACTGAAGCAAAGAGGCCAGCAATGTGCTATCCTGTTTGCCTTTAGGCACACTGTCAACCATGCCAGCCAGCAACGCTTCCTTCTTTACGTTTAAATTCACGATGGAATCAGACAGCCTCTTCCGCTTTGCCGCGTTCCAGTCCTCGGAAGACTGCAGCAGTCTGGCTTTTTTGAGGTGCAGCATGCCAGATCCCTGGTACGTCTGGGTACTGACAGTGGGACCATTGCTTTGACAGGAGGGAAACGCACTGCCCGAGAGGTTAAAGTTCTGGTCTTCCTCTTTGTGGCCAGCAGACTTTTTGTTAATGGCAGTGCCTGATCCCCCTGCTGCCTGATGCATTAGTAACCCTTCGAGGTAAGTTAAGACAATAGAATCCTGATGCACATCAGAGCCAAGCTCTTCTCCATGAGTCATGTTCAATACAAGCGCTCACAGGGGCTCGGCTTCCGTTCACGTGAAAGAGCTCCTCTCGTCAGTAAGATCCCACGTGACGTCAGGAAGTGAGCGTCACCTGATCACCTCCCATAGCAGTCGGGCAGAGATGCACTGTTAACATTCTGACCAGGGGATCTTCAGGCAGTGACGAGGGGCTCAGAGGCTGGGGCAAACTCGGGTGCAGACTACAGCACTGATGAGTGGCTAGGCAAGGGCCAGCCTCGCAACTTCCTTAGCACAGCGGCAGCGCTGGCACCCAGGTCTCAGGGAATatgctggttttctttcttcatcaTCTTTCGTTGCTCACCAAACGCACGTCAgtatctaaaaatataaaaataaaaatagttgagGAGAAACAGAGCTGGCATCATGCTCATTACCTATAAGGAATAGAATACAGCATTGTGAGTTTCACATAAGGTATAACACATTATAAATAtagtttgcacacacacacacacactatgcacacatacacatgacagCCACATCCATTTAACATGTGATTTGTAGGTATGTATCCTTAAAAATACTTCACTGCAACGGAAGGATGAGCTACGGCCTTGCGAACACAGCACAGTTTACTAAGAGGCTCCAATGCTGTACAGTAAGTAACACACACGTACGTGTTTCATTGTTTATTTCCTACCTTCCCCGAAAAACGAGACTGCAGGTAAATAAATAATCATTTCCTAAATCAGAACCCACCCCGGATGTTTAACTTGAGGGATAACGGGAAATCCCGAGTTCGTGCTTCTCATTCACACGTCATCCAACACAACGCTCAGACGCCAGTCTCCATGGAGATCTGTTTCAGCACTGTGGAATGACATGAAGCCGGGGAGCTATGACAGCGAATGCTAGCACTGGGCCCTGAACCTTGACCCACATATCTAGGACAGTATAAGTATAGTATAAGGAAAATCCTCTTCGCCCGGGGCGGTCTATTTCTTCTTACATGCCCAATGAACATGGACACAGTTAAACAGTAAATGTGATTCAGAAAATATCTTAAGGCTCCTTTAAAGTTTTAAGtgaaaaatttaataaaagaaaggcaAATTTAAATCTTTTTCGTTTTCTGCCCAAAATACCAAAGAAATTTGATAAAGGAAGGGTTCCCACTAGATGAGTTAGAATCTGAACCCAGAAGACCCCATGCTCATGAAGGGTGATGCTACCATTGACCTCTGTATGCCACACCTGACTAGCGTGTTCAGAAAGCTTAATATCCAGGTGGATTTTCCTCTAATTCAAGAATAAAATGGGTGAACAAGGTCGCACTAGATAACAAGAAATACAGAGTTTTCATCCCATCAGTCGCTGTACTGGAAGGACTTCATCATTCTGAGGTTTTACTGTCTGGAAGCTAGAAGCCCTTCTGCCCACCAAGACTCCGAGCAGTCACAGTTCACTCGAGACTTTTCATTAAGTGGGAAAATGCCAAAGGCAGGCGCATGACAAAAGAAGTCAGAAGGAAAGAGATGATGTGAGAGTGAGGTCATTTATTCAACTGCTTACCACAGTTGCAGttaatctaaaaatgaaaaagatttaCCAATTATTAAGACAAGGAAGGTTCCTGCTCTCTATTCAGCATAATTAGCTGTTCAAAGTTTTAAGAGTAACACATTCTGGAccgaaaatgaaataaaatatattgaatttgTCGTGCTTAATAACAACTTTTAAATGTGAGTCTACAAGTAGGATCTTGCAGATTTTTTTATGTTCTGAGAGATGACGCAGCACAGTGGGTTACACAACTGGTCTGCAGTTGGCTTTGAAGAGTGAAGACACTTCATGACTGCCTCCTCTTATTGGGGACTCCATTACTTTCCTTTTGCCTTAAGCCCAGTGGTGTGAGATGCTTCTGAATCTTGTGATCTTGCTGAGACTGAGAAACACCTAGCTCGGGAATTCCCATCCCTGGGCGTACCTGTGAGAACAACTCCTTACAGAGCAGATTAACTGAGGAGACCCACCCTGGACACAGGCAGCGGCATTCCACAGTCTAGGAGCCCACGTGGGAGAAAAGTAGAAAGGTGGGAAAGAGAGAGTGCATGGCCACCAGGATGGGAACTGTGCTCCACCCAACAGACCAAAACCACTGCCAGTGTGAGCGCCTACGCTTAAAGCTTTCTGTGCTTAAGTTGCTCTGACATTTCAACATCTTCTCATCAGAAACTCCAAGGCTACTCCCCCAGCAACAAAATGGAAAACTACGTGAAAGAACactgcttaaaaaaacaaaaaaacaaaaccaaaaaaaaaccgcATAGAATATATTATGCACATACTggataaatatctaataaaatatgtatactatattacatgtatataattatacTCTAGACGCACATTCCTGGGCTGGAATACAGTCCAGTGTTAGGCATTTGCTTCCTATGTAGAATACACGGCCCCAGGCCTTGGGTTTGCTCTTCAGTACTACAGACACACGAACACACAGATCATTgtaactttaaaaatgatttccATGTAAAGCAAACCTTATTATCaattaataaatattcttttaaatatgtttttaggACCAAAACAGAGTCTAAAGAACCATGATGGTGCTCCAGGGactaattcattttaaaagaaatttaatataATTCTATTGATTTAATGTAATGTCTGTTATTCAACAAGATTAAAATTATAAAGCAAACCCTGCttttattaacttaaaaataCTTACAAGCATAAAATTATCTTTTAGATCTTTCTTATGAGAGGAATTTTGCTGGTTCTTTAGTATGTAGTAGAAAAAGAGTATTCTGAGagaattctaaaaaaataaaatatgaaaacatttaTGGAATCTTGATCATATGGTTAAGATAGAAATTTCAACATGGAATGCTTTAGTGAAACACATATCAATGTTTGAATTATAAGAGTATATTTTCAAAAGGGGTTGCAAGTAGTTCACATGTGAGCAGTTTATGAATGAGCATAATGTTCATTCTTTGAAGTAGCTAGATTATTTCCAAAGCAATGTTTTATATTCTCCATTACTTTTGGTTTAAGATACATAATAAAGACTACTATCCAGTTGCTTTTAGATTCAGTATCTGTAATGACACATAGCATGCTATTTAAAATAAGTCTAAGCAAGGACTTCCAATTGTTCCCATGAAAATTTGCCAGTTTCTTCATAGGCAAGTCATAACTACCTGAGTATTAAATCTCAAGAAATTTCTGCACAGAAGTGTTAATGAACATGTGGACCTTTGGCTCTAGCTCATACAGGAAGGCTCAAGGATTCCTTCCTGTGCCTGTCAACAGCAGCTCCTTTGACAGCTCTGTCTACTGTGGATTACACTTCAGGTCCCTTGAGGGGCTTCCCTGACAAAGAGTTTTACAAAGTACATCAGAGTTTCATGAAGTATTAATAGAAAACGTAGCAAGAACATCCCAGAGTCCTGTCCACTGACCACTTCATCCAGAGGGAGGAAAGCACTTCTCTGACCAAGCGTGAGTGAGAAATCAGGATAGAAAATCTCAACAATTTCACAGAGCAAGACAGGGCAATCTTCTGGGATATGGGACCTAACCCTTTACTAAGGAGCAAGGACCACAGCGATTGCCCTACTATAAATTGAACATGAGGATGCTGCTGGGAATAAAAACTTAAAGAGAGAAGAAGGCTCATTCCTTTGCAGCTCTTACACAGGGCAGGGATGACAACTGCAAGGTGGAGTAGATGCCTAGAATGCAGTTCTGAGTAAACTCCTAACTTCTTTTCAAAATGTGCATCTTTTCATAGAAGCTGAAAGCCAAGATAACTTTCTTTGCAGTGCTATCGTCATCTGAAGATCGGCGTGTGGCTGGAGGATTAATGGAAATAGgcatagggacacacacacacacacacacacacacacacacacacacacacacacaaagaacttaTTTAAGTCAGTTTGCTCAAATGAGATGCTCACCCTCtgcaattaaaatttaaaagctccGTCCACCCCCAGGAGGGTTCACACTTTATATAAATGCATCCACTAACACTCACATTTCTCCCTATTGAAAATGGAGGGGGGGGTCTTCAGGGCTGCCCTGGCTCCTAACTTGCAGATCCACACCTTTAGCCTGCTTGTAAGGGGCTTGCACAGGTTTAAATCAGTCACTTAAATCTCCCATTTAAAAAAGCATCACTGGGAGGCATAGCTTCTTGACTATCTCAGGTGTTTATTATGGGCTGGACTTAACTCCATGATTCCGAGCATCTTGTTAAATTGTAATTGACAAAAAACACACTTTTGACCAGAAGGATATGCTCTCATATAAGTGTACCAAAGACACAAGTTTTGTGGTGAATTCTAGAGAAAAGAAATGGTTTTTGAAGTCCACTCAATCCCttacaaattatttcttttcatgaATTTCATTTTCTGAAAGTCCCAATATCTTAAACCTGTGTTTATTTAAAAGGTGAAGATGAACTTATACTATACTGGATCTTCATTTGTTTTTCATAATggttatatactaaataaaatgCCAGAAAATACTCAGGATCTTTGAGTACCCAGATAAATGCAAGAGAAACGACAGGCCGATTCTGGGGACAGAAATGAGTCTCTTCATGTAATAAAATTCAGAATTATATTCAGAAgattgaaaatcagaaaacagtCACTAACAAACTCCTTTGGTagcacatttcttttcttttttaaagtctaGATCCATAATAACATAGGGATAGCTTTTAGGTTTTCCTTAGCATTTCTTCAGGGTAACTTGAGACCATTCAATGTCTGTTTCCCAGTCTCTAACAGAACGATGACTACCACTTAAACCAAAGCCCTTTCTCTTGGAATTGCCTATCTGTAACATGTATGCACAGGGGCATCTTTTTTGAGACTGGTGTATAATTTCTATTGAAGTCAACTACAGTTTCTCCACCTTAAAATAGAGTTGACATACAGACAGAAGCCCAAGGTCAAGGTCACAGATCAGCAAGAAAGATTACCAAGAGAACTGATGTAACAGCTGGCGTTTGATCAAAGCTCCCAGGGTTCCTAGCACACGCCACAGACATTTTGCCTTTACTCACAGGAAACACTCTGGCTTAAAAATATTCCTTTCATCTTGAGAACAAAATCTTcatatatttctttcattaaaaatcaTGATTCTACTAAATATACTGCCTCAGCTCCAGGCCAGCTCTCTGCATCTCAGAATTGTGAATTTTACctatgcagatgcagatgcatacacgtttgtgtttttgtttgttataaCTCATCTTCTTCATGATAATTTTGAATGTAAACTTCATTTGCATATCCCCAAACAGACCCTGCTCCCTTACAAATCCAATCCAAATGAAATTGAATTTAATTCAGTTTCACAGTATCTCAGACCGTGCCTAGATTTCACTGTTGAGTAGTCGTTCTATAGGAACGTCTTGTAATATTTCCACCACACTTTCTACCATATATCTGGGAAGAAAATTTAGTTATCAACAATTGCTACAAAAGTGCTTTATAATGAAATTATTATCAAAGGTGCACTTATCTAACAAAATCACGAACATGCAAAGAACAAGTGCAAAAGAACATGCACGGACAGATCTGTAAACTAATTTCAAATTGTGATGTCGGCTTCTGATGCAAGCTTAatgtagctgggcatggtggcatacgctttaaatcctagcactctggatgGAGAGGTACAGCTGggtctctctgtgagttcaaggccagcatgttctggattccaaattcaaggccagccaaaacTACATAATGAAGACTGTTTTAAGAA harbors:
- the Nrip1 gene encoding nuclear receptor-interacting protein 1 isoform X1, with the translated sequence MTHGEELGSDVHQDSIVLTYLEGLLMHQAAGGSGTAINKKSAGHKEEDQNFNLSGSAFPSCQSNGPTVSTQTYQGSGMLHLKKARLLQSSEDWNAAKRKRLSDSIVNLNVKKEALLAGMVDSVPKGKQDSTLLASLLQSFSSRLQTVALSQQIRQSLKEQGYALSHESLKVEKDLRCYGVASSHLKTLLKKSKTKDQKSGPTLPDVTPNLIRDSFVESSHPAVGQSGTKVMSEPLSCAARLQAVASMVEKRASPAASPKPSVACSQLALLLSSEAHLQQYSREHALKTQNAHQVASERLAAMARLQENGQKDVGSSQLSKGVSGHLNGQARALPASKLVANKNNAATFQSPMGVVPSSPKNTSYKNSLERNNLKQAANNSLLLHLLKSQTIPTPMNGHSQNERASSFESSTPTTIDEYSDNNPSFTDDSSGDESSYSNCVPIDLSCKHRIEKPEAERPVSLENLTQSLLNTWDPKIPGVDIKEDQDTSTNSKLNSHQKVTLLQLLLGHKSEETVERNASPQDIHSDGTKFSPQNYTRTSVIESPSTNRTTPVSTPPLYTASQAESPINLSQHSLVIKWNSPPYACSTPASKLTNTAPSHLMDLTKGKESQAEKPAPSEGAQNSATFSASKLLQNLAQCGLQSSGPGEEQRPCKQLLSGNPDKPLGLIDRLNSPLLSNKTNAAEESKAFSSQPAGPEPGLPGCEIENLLERRTVLQLLLGNSSKGKNEKKEKTPARDEAPQEHSERAANEQILMVKIKSEPCDDFQTHNTNLPLNHDAKSAPFLGVTPAIHRSTAALPVSEDFKSEPASPQDFSFSKNGLLSRLLRQNQESYPADEQDKSHRNSELPTLESKNICMVPKKRKLYTEPLENPFKKMKNTAVDTANHHSGPEVLYGSLLHQEELKFSRNELDYKYPAGHSSASDGDHRSWARESKSFNVLKQLLLSENCVRDLSPHRSDSVPDTKKKGHKNNAPGSKPEFGISSLNGLMYSSPQPGSCVTDHRTFSYPGMVKTPLSPPFPEHLGCVGSRPEPGLLNGCSVPGEKGPIKWVIADMDKNEYEKDSPRLTKTNPILYYMLQKGGGNSVTTQETQDKDIWREPASAESLSQVTVKEELLPAAETKASFFNLRSPYNSHMGNNASRPHSTNGEVYGLLGNALTIKKESE